The Populus trichocarpa isolate Nisqually-1 chromosome 2, P.trichocarpa_v4.1, whole genome shotgun sequence genome has a window encoding:
- the LOC7478857 gene encoding probable galacturonosyltransferase-like 7 yields the protein MLWILRFSGFFSAALVMIILSPSFQSFPPAEAIHSSNLDGHLRFPLLLSPADSLTQLSFRKSTIFRNADECGFSDHQSRGKTSVCYPSLVHVAITLDVEYLRGSVAAVHSILQHSMCPENVFFHFLVSETNLESLVRSTFPQLKFKVYYFDPEIVRSLISTSVRQALEQPLNYARNYLADLLEPCVKRVIYLDSDLVVVDDIAKLWTTNLGSRIIGAPEYCHANFTKYFTADFWSDKRFSGTFRGRKPCYFNTGVMVIDLVKWRWAGYTKRIERWMEIQKSHRIYELGSLPSYLLVFAGHVAPIEHRWNQHGLGGDNVRGSCRDLHPGPVSLLHWSGSGKPWLRLDSKQPCPLDALWAPYDLYGRPP from the coding sequence ATGCTTTGGATTCTACGATTTTCGGGCTTCTTCTCTGCCGCTCTTGTCATGATTATACTCTCTCCGTCTTTCCAATCCTTCCCTCCAGCTGAAGCCATTCACTCCTCCAATCTCGACGGTCATCTCCGTTTCCCCCTTCTCCTCTCCCCTGCCGATTCCCTCACCCAACTATCCTTCCGAAAATCGACTATATTCCGCAATGCTGATGAATGCGGCTTCTCCGACCACCAAAGCAGAGGCAAAACAAGTGTCTGTTATCCTTCATTGGTCCACGTAGCGATTACTCTCGACGTGGAGTATCTTCGTGGCTCAGTTGCTGCTGTTCACTCAATTCTGCAGCACTCAATGTGTCCGGAGAATGTGTTCTTCCATTTTTTAGTATCTGAGACCAATCTGGAATCCCTGGTTCGATCCACTTTCCCTCAATTGAAGTTCAAAGTTTATTATTTCGATCCGGAGATTGTTCGCAGCCTCATTTCCACCTCAGTTAGGCAAGCGCTGGAGCAGCCACTCAATTACGCTAGGAATTATCTGGCTGATTTGCTTGAGCCATGTGTTAAAAGAGTGATTTATTTGGACTCTGATCTAGTTGTCGTTGATGATATTGCAAAGTTGTGGACTACTAATTTGGGTTCTAGAATAATCGGAGCTCCGGAATATTGCCACGCCAACTTCACCAAGTATTTCACGGCGGATTTCTGGTCCGACAAGCGGTTTTCAGGGACATTTCGGGGGCGGAAACCCTGTTACTTTAACACTGGAGTGATGGTGATAGATCTGGTGAAATGGAGATGGGCCGGGTACACGAAGCGGATTGAGAGGTGGATGGAGATCCAGAAGAGTCACCGGATTTATGAGCTGGGTTCGTTGCCGTCGTATCTTTTGGTGTTTGCGGGACACGTGGCGCCGATTGAGCACCGGTGGAACCAACATGGGTTAGGTGGTGATAATGTGAGAGGGAGTTGCCGGGACTTGCATCCGGGTCCGGTTAGTCTATTGCATTGGTCAGGTAGTGGAAAGCCGTGGCTCAGGCTCGACTCAAAGCAACCGTGCCCTCTTGATGCACTGTGGGCACCATACGATTTGTACGGACGCCCACCTTGA